In Candidatus Alcyoniella australis, a genomic segment contains:
- a CDS encoding transglutaminase domain-containing protein produces the protein MALLLALCTTACDNGDQGNSAQNDDNEDDNDDDDDDSVEYPPCPADGALEATYQPEEFPDSGPIFSPLYDRLYQHPQPVLMLNPTYKIRQVEVFDWDQPLDAHNGFELPALADGYHCLRVEGLSADKGLVRVYLPFEVRSTEDFQTAQVATPPLGSAAPLGLDDGSANLPQWIELSNEGSQLIEGLRVYDGQLGDRSDIEAWVDQYTAGMSDSQAAQALYEAVTAQLRWGMVPELEGMFDPALMFNVFGYGWCGEQSHVLVYLWQIAGLDARVAYLVGHVCAEVYYDGGWHFFDPSSRLFFLDHGLSNVTSLETLENDSSLIYASTDPDERLANLTDFADHYTDLLGPPNGSEEPDPLAHQTVRHQLYPRESLKIHYSGLGASFCHDCTEARFFSGAMRREWQVLDPELGLAPLSMENIEHLMFEQQAPAPLHPEDTTNTGRWTIKREFSGFVLGVYLHAVIKGDDASDTVTFLVGPDADSLVQAATYRPTTEQQVYLDLGSRLDLQAFMPLRSLTIEIRINAAGSADSVGLKQLELVYIEQTGAWAAPAPHGPTDELIVDLESGPAPALRLGYAQLEREQPSSVDSFCSAEGKQIAADGRAFASLAYKLHGANGHRLGGGQKVQLVSNRGTADQIQRIWFMGRDVFSLWRSPGVLSPEKGASVADGTSKDWLSDNDWDLLYVVRSTQPGQATFSLEINGQAVEGSDVNVQFIEP, from the coding sequence TTGGCGCTGTTGCTCGCGCTATGCACGACCGCCTGTGATAACGGCGATCAGGGCAATAGTGCGCAAAACGATGACAACGAAGACGACAACGATGACGACGATGACGACAGCGTCGAGTATCCACCCTGCCCGGCGGACGGCGCGCTCGAGGCGACCTATCAGCCCGAGGAGTTCCCCGACTCGGGACCGATTTTCTCGCCGCTCTACGACCGGCTTTACCAGCATCCGCAGCCGGTATTAATGCTCAATCCGACCTACAAGATCAGGCAGGTGGAGGTCTTTGATTGGGACCAGCCGTTGGACGCGCACAACGGCTTCGAGCTGCCGGCCCTGGCCGATGGCTACCACTGCCTGCGGGTCGAGGGGCTGTCCGCGGACAAGGGATTAGTGCGCGTTTACCTGCCCTTCGAGGTGCGCAGCACCGAGGACTTTCAGACGGCGCAGGTCGCAACGCCGCCCCTGGGTTCGGCCGCGCCGCTGGGGCTCGACGATGGTTCAGCGAACCTGCCGCAGTGGATCGAGCTAAGCAACGAGGGCTCGCAGCTGATCGAAGGGTTGCGCGTGTACGACGGACAGCTCGGCGATCGGTCCGACATCGAGGCCTGGGTCGACCAATACACAGCGGGCATGAGCGATAGTCAGGCGGCCCAGGCATTGTACGAGGCGGTGACCGCCCAATTGCGTTGGGGCATGGTGCCGGAGCTCGAGGGGATGTTCGACCCGGCGCTGATGTTCAACGTTTTCGGCTACGGCTGGTGCGGCGAACAGAGCCACGTTCTGGTCTATCTCTGGCAGATCGCCGGGCTCGATGCGCGGGTGGCTTACCTCGTCGGCCACGTCTGCGCCGAGGTCTACTATGACGGCGGCTGGCACTTCTTTGATCCGAGCAGCAGGCTGTTCTTTCTTGACCACGGTCTGAGCAACGTGACCTCGCTCGAGACACTGGAGAACGACTCTTCGTTGATATATGCCTCGACCGATCCCGACGAGCGATTGGCCAACCTGACCGATTTCGCCGACCATTACACTGATCTCTTGGGGCCGCCCAACGGCTCGGAAGAGCCGGATCCCCTGGCGCATCAGACCGTGCGCCATCAGCTCTATCCACGCGAGAGCTTGAAAATTCACTACAGCGGTTTGGGCGCCAGCTTCTGCCACGATTGCACCGAGGCGCGTTTCTTCAGCGGGGCCATGCGCCGCGAGTGGCAGGTGCTCGATCCCGAACTCGGGCTCGCACCGCTGTCCATGGAAAACATCGAGCACCTGATGTTCGAGCAGCAGGCTCCGGCGCCGCTGCATCCCGAAGACACGACCAATACCGGACGCTGGACCATCAAGCGCGAGTTCAGCGGCTTCGTCCTGGGCGTCTATCTGCACGCGGTGATCAAAGGCGACGATGCCTCGGACACCGTAACCTTCCTGGTGGGCCCGGACGCGGATTCCCTGGTGCAGGCTGCGACCTACCGTCCCACAACGGAACAACAGGTCTACCTCGATCTGGGCTCGCGGCTCGATCTTCAGGCATTCATGCCGCTGCGCTCCCTGACCATCGAGATCAGGATCAACGCCGCGGGCAGCGCGGACAGCGTCGGACTCAAACAGCTCGAGCTGGTCTATATCGAACAGACCGGAGCCTGGGCCGCGCCCGCGCCCCACGGCCCGACCGACGAGCTGATCGTGGACCTCGAGTCCGGGCCCGCGCCGGCGTTGCGTCTGGGTTATGCGCAACTCGAACGCGAGCAGCCCTCGTCGGTGGACAGCTTCTGCTCGGCTGAGGGCAAACAGATCGCGGCCGACGGCAGGGCCTTCGCCTCCCTGGCCTACAAGCTCCACGGCGCCAACGGCCATAGGCTTGGCGGCGGCCAGAAGGTCCAGCTGGTATCAAACCGCGGGACGGCCGATCAGATCCAACGCATCTGGTTCATGGGTCGCGACGTTTTTTCGCTGTGGCGCTCGCCGGGCGTGCTCAGTCCGGAGAAGGGAGCGTCGGTCGCCGATGGAACTTCCAAGGATTGGTTGTCCGACAATGACTGGGACCTGCTGTACGTAGTACGCTCCACACAGCCGGGCCAGGCGACGTTCTCTCTTGAGATCAACGGCCAGGCTGTGGAGGGATCGGATGTCAACGTACAATTTATCGAGCCCTGA